A region from the Pararge aegeria chromosome Z, ilParAegt1.1, whole genome shotgun sequence genome encodes:
- the LOC120636597 gene encoding lipase 3-like, with the protein MKLFLPLILVLLYPNREASCFGLYDYVSDKVNEFKNSIIGVFTSISDKFDLFMSTLVEDKGPALGLIGFNSKCVKSFSEFVVEEAAKSEVEFPEYYSLRSEPTALMSTPQLATLHGKRVESHIVVTDDGYLLTIHRIRIPKLVKRKNKSNKSSFTILMHHGLLGSSADWILLGPKKSLPYILSNAGYDVWLTNARGNYYSRGHTSLKVDSLEYWNFSWEQMGSDDLPAVVNYIKKIKNSTERLTFIGHSMGATAFLAMLSADPRYNDYFKMGILLAPLVYMTNIMGPIRTLAAVAKSPPLELVNILGRGEFLPSRVVPLWIANKYCKGPDIYCINPLIFLSGSIPKENSWSKNFTARVLYHVPAGGSTNTILHYAAMVKAGTFQDYNNEEFPLHRISVPIAIFSSDSDWLATKTDVRLLYLKIPKPINHYVIQEANFSHTDFVWHPEGDHLVFSKVVECVENDLNSFEHKN; encoded by the coding sequence ATGAAACTTTTTCTACCACTTATTTTAGTATTGCTTTATCCAAATCGCGAAGCATCTTGTTTCGGACTGTATGATTATGTATCTGACAAAGTTAacgaatttaaaaattctataaTAGGTGTATTTACTTCAATTAGTgataaatttgatttatttatgtcTACACTCGTAGAAGATAAAGGTCCAGCGCTCGGACTTATTGGATTCAATTCTAAATGCGTTAAATCCTTCAGTGAGTTTGTGGTTGAAGAAGCAGCAAAAAGTGAAGTGGAGTTCCCTGAATATTACAGCTTGAGATCGGAACCAACGGCACTTATGTCAACACCTCAATTAGCAACGTTGCATGGTAAAAGAGTAGAATCGCATATAGTCGTTACTGATGATGGTTATTTGTTAACAATCCATCGAATAAGAATACCAAAATTAGtaaaaaggaaaaacaaaagtaataaatcgaGTTTTACAATTTTGATGCACCATGGGCTATTAGGCAGTTCTGCCGATTGGATTTTATTAGGACCGAAAAAATCTTTACCGTATATACTATCTAATGCAGGATACGACGTATGGTTGACAAACGCAAGAGGAAACTATTATTCTAGAGGACATACTTCATTGAAGGTTGATTCTTTAGAATATTGGAATTTTTCCTGGGAACAAATGGGTTCCGACGATTTACCTGCCGTTGTCAATTacataaaaaagattaaaaatagtacagaACGATTAACCTTTATTGGGCATTCTATGGGAGCAACAGCTTTTCTTGCAATGCTATCCGCGGATCCACgttataatgattactttaaaatgGGTATATTATTGGCACCTTTAGTATACATGACTAATATAATGGGACCTATAAGAACTCTTGCAGCAGTAGCCAAAAGTCCTCCACTGGAGTTGGTGAACATTCTAGGCCGAGGGGAATTTCTACCGAGCAGAGTAGTCCCACTTTGGATTGCAAACAAATATTGTAAGGGTCCcgatatatattgtattaatcCTTTGATATTTCTCAGTGGTAGTATACCTAAAGAAAATTCATGGAGTAAAAATTTTACCGCGAGGGTATTGTACCACGTGCCTGCAGGGGGTTCAACGAATACAATTCTGCATTATGCTGCAATGGTAAAAGCTGGAACATTTCAAGACTATAATAATGAAGAATTTCCTTTACACCGTATTAGTGTACCAATTGCCATATTCAGTTCCGATAGTGATTGGCTAGCTACAAAAACTGATGTTCgtctattatatttaaaaattcctaAGCCTATAAATCACTATGTTATACAAGAAGCAAATTTTTCTCACACTGACTTTGTTTGGCATCCTGAAGGAGACCATTTAGTATTTTCAAAGGTTGTTGAATGTGTGGAAAATGACTTGAATTCTTTTGAACATAAGAATTGA